One part of the Cyclobacteriaceae bacterium genome encodes these proteins:
- a CDS encoding T9SS type A sorting domain-containing protein — protein sequence MIRSLFVVLCFASLIFTVHAQVQSNGTGGGNWNNPASWQGGVVPDFTFGTITILAGDQINVNANFTIDQTIVQVGATLYVDPGAVLTINNGAGTDITVNGNLIVEGQFVLANGSTHAGMTSANTSFLAGSIYRHQFTTTQGVIPLATWDADSEVVIEGYTSAFTATAAGNWGQDFGNFTWNCPAQSGVATLAGFLVSMNNVDVLSTGSQILRLSVNQNPTINIAGNLTIDGAARVDFSTTGTNTIVNIGGNLIYNSTNATGGGTRLTTTGTTTINLSGDFTMNAPGGQFNFAGGANGTGTLDISGNFDLQNGTVTESGGGSANGNIVFSGTDITHLFNNAGLISNTINYSIPASNTLFVLGESQLRGNANSSLTVNGTLVVQSENGTGAIFTGAGTGVGNVRVTNRTYNPGAVIIYGGTGPQFIGNGQPNATGTLTVINNPAGVSLNNTSAATVTIGGNLEVQTGNLTVELDGLDVGGNLNLSGGNVLFTTVGTARTITVGGNILLDGGDIVVSSGTANATLIINGDITGGNFISFTGANSNLIINGTGDLSIDFPLPGATTIEALTVNRAGGGLITFNEDLIVTTGTTLTAGRIRMNANLTAGGALNLGAGTTLFFEGQTLELRNQLTGTGLLSADASSTLNILNTGTLGTLSFSPTGNTLGTFYINRPTAGTLVTLNSPLLVENTFTLQDGDFLNTSGLSFGNGADVTRFNTALFSAGSAVPGGGPYNLFYSGTTLTAGVEAQGNIQNLTSNLTGTLTAGGSITVAGTTSINSGTFACGANTISTDILNLSGTLNAQTSTLVLTGNFINNGTFNRGTGTVRFDGNSSIGGLNNPAFQNVVINGILTPPSTFNIHGAFTNNGLFNNSGAGIVAFLGTAATPQVVSGSTVTNFHNISVSNTSAVPDVIIESNQNMTGVLTLAATATFDADGAANNRIFTMISSSDDPTVDAAIAIFPNAAAQVQGNVTVQRYMSLEGPNSRIYRYISSPIQSATVADIQNEIPVSGSFTGSSVCTGCTANPSMFRYDETVITGGIDDGYVAFPVTSNAETLTPGRGYAIFVRGNIEPFLSAGSALWNVRGPVNRDNVNYGVTFTSSGVPANDGWNLVGNPYPSTMDWDAATGWTRTNISATIYTRNNATGQYAVYTSGSGGLNGGSRYIAMGQGFWVQATGAAPNMATNENVKAAGTQTTFFRERSEYNLLKLALTNGSLRDEAIIHFRDDATDGFDFHADAWKLPNNTLNLSTVVEGVGKLAINSLGDFNCAKNVKLDVSSVTPGNYSIEFSSIETFESYIGLFLVDNFSGNEIDLRMQSSYAFQVTANPASYGNNRFAIRFTGAEVRSDFVVEADAEICQGSEVQIAIDNSQPNVMYRVFKGSVGVSPEVTGNGEIITINLPSSVLSAGTSNLEVRGYIPGCSIKKIVPVTVHETYQVIDAQGAERCLSGTVELSVANTVGNVLWYDNFSSTEPVGYGVAFTTPALTGTKTYYASVENSIGCEGERVAVQATIHQYEIAEISQIGNTLASNYATGNQWLFNGSIVAGATEQFYQAEESGLYAVQVTTTGGCITEDDVQFIFTAVETTHDRTIRIFPNPTFGKVYLEVDSDRPVNVKVFDVSGKEKVDVALRGSGVTKSGELDLTSGSDGIYILHILKGDLIHQVKIIKTSK from the coding sequence ATGATTAGATCGTTGTTTGTTGTTTTATGTTTTGCCTCTCTCATTTTTACCGTTCACGCCCAGGTCCAGTCTAATGGAACCGGGGGTGGCAACTGGAACAATCCAGCCAGTTGGCAGGGAGGCGTAGTGCCTGATTTTACGTTTGGCACAATAACCATTCTTGCGGGCGATCAAATAAATGTTAATGCAAATTTCACGATTGATCAAACCATTGTTCAGGTAGGTGCAACGCTTTACGTTGATCCTGGTGCAGTATTAACGATCAATAACGGTGCAGGTACAGATATTACTGTAAATGGTAACTTGATTGTTGAAGGTCAATTTGTTTTGGCCAACGGATCAACCCATGCCGGAATGACATCTGCCAACACATCATTCCTTGCAGGTTCTATTTACAGGCATCAATTTACCACCACACAAGGCGTGATTCCCTTGGCAACTTGGGACGCAGATTCGGAAGTGGTTATCGAAGGTTATACAAGTGCGTTTACAGCGACTGCTGCTGGCAATTGGGGGCAGGATTTTGGAAACTTTACTTGGAATTGCCCGGCACAATCAGGTGTTGCAACCCTGGCGGGATTTTTGGTTTCGATGAATAACGTTGATGTACTCAGCACAGGAAGTCAAATCCTAAGATTATCGGTAAATCAGAATCCTACGATCAACATTGCGGGTAACTTAACTATTGATGGAGCCGCCCGGGTTGATTTCTCTACAACGGGCACAAATACAATTGTTAATATTGGTGGTAATCTGATTTACAATTCTACCAACGCAACAGGAGGAGGCACACGTTTAACAACAACAGGCACGACTACCATAAACCTTTCAGGTGATTTTACGATGAATGCACCGGGTGGGCAGTTTAACTTTGCGGGTGGTGCCAATGGTACAGGTACACTTGATATTTCCGGCAACTTCGATTTGCAAAATGGTACGGTTACGGAAAGTGGTGGAGGCTCCGCAAATGGAAACATTGTTTTTTCTGGTACTGATATTACCCACTTGTTCAACAATGCAGGGTTAATCTCCAATACAATTAATTATAGTATCCCTGCCTCTAATACCCTATTTGTATTGGGTGAGTCTCAATTGCGCGGAAATGCCAATAGCTCTTTGACAGTGAACGGAACGCTGGTTGTTCAATCTGAAAATGGTACGGGTGCGATATTCACAGGAGCTGGAACGGGCGTTGGAAATGTGAGGGTTACCAATAGAACATATAATCCCGGAGCGGTTATCATTTATGGCGGCACAGGCCCGCAGTTTATTGGTAATGGCCAGCCGAATGCCACGGGCACGTTAACCGTTATTAACAATCCGGCAGGTGTATCGTTAAATAACACATCTGCGGCCACCGTTACCATTGGTGGTAACCTGGAGGTACAAACCGGAAACCTTACGGTTGAATTAGACGGATTAGATGTTGGCGGAAATTTAAACTTGTCTGGTGGTAATGTTCTGTTTACAACGGTTGGAACAGCCCGAACAATTACAGTTGGTGGAAACATACTTTTGGACGGAGGCGATATTGTCGTATCCAGTGGTACGGCTAATGCAACCCTGATTATCAATGGTGATATAACCGGTGGTAATTTTATTTCATTTACAGGGGCCAATTCTAACCTGATAATTAATGGAACGGGGGATTTAAGCATCGACTTCCCATTGCCTGGTGCAACCACTATTGAAGCGCTTACGGTTAATCGTGCTGGCGGTGGACTAATAACTTTTAATGAGGATTTGATCGTAACCACGGGCACTACCCTTACAGCAGGCCGTATTCGAATGAATGCAAACCTAACAGCAGGCGGGGCGTTGAACTTAGGGGCCGGAACAACCTTGTTTTTTGAAGGCCAAACCCTTGAACTACGCAATCAACTTACCGGTACAGGTCTTTTATCTGCTGATGCCAGTTCAACTTTAAACATCCTTAACACGGGCACATTAGGCACACTCTCTTTTTCACCAACGGGGAATACGCTTGGAACGTTTTACATCAACCGGCCAACAGCCGGCACACTGGTAACGTTAAATTCTCCTTTGTTGGTTGAGAATACCTTTACCTTACAAGATGGTGATTTCCTCAATACATCGGGGTTATCGTTTGGCAACGGGGCCGATGTAACCCGTTTCAATACTGCGTTGTTTTCTGCCGGTAGCGCTGTTCCCGGTGGTGGCCCTTATAATCTGTTTTACTCTGGCACTACCTTAACAGCAGGAGTTGAAGCGCAAGGGAATATTCAAAATCTCACCAGCAACCTTACCGGAACGTTAACGGCTGGCGGATCCATAACTGTAGCAGGTACCACATCGATTAATAGCGGAACCTTTGCTTGCGGTGCCAATACAATTTCTACAGACATACTCAATTTATCGGGTACGTTAAATGCACAAACCTCAACCTTGGTGCTCACCGGTAACTTTATTAATAACGGAACGTTCAACCGTGGCACTGGTACAGTTCGGTTTGATGGTAACTCTTCAATTGGTGGTTTGAACAATCCCGCTTTTCAGAATGTAGTTATCAATGGCATATTAACACCTCCCTCTACTTTTAACATTCACGGTGCTTTTACAAACAATGGCTTGTTCAATAATTCAGGCGCAGGAATCGTAGCATTTTTGGGGACCGCGGCTACTCCGCAAGTCGTGAGTGGTTCAACGGTTACAAATTTCCACAATATCAGTGTGTCCAATACATCTGCGGTACCCGATGTAATTATCGAAAGCAACCAGAATATGACGGGAGTTTTAACCTTGGCCGCAACAGCAACTTTTGATGCGGACGGAGCTGCGAACAACAGGATATTCACCATGATTTCCTCCAGCGATGATCCAACCGTTGACGCAGCCATTGCTATTTTCCCCAATGCGGCTGCCCAGGTACAAGGCAATGTAACCGTGCAGCGGTATATGTCGTTGGAAGGCCCCAACAGTCGTATTTACCGGTATATCTCTAGCCCTATACAAAGTGCAACGGTAGCCGATATCCAGAATGAGATACCCGTTTCGGGATCATTTACGGGTTCAAGTGTTTGTACAGGTTGCACCGCCAATCCCTCCATGTTCCGTTATGATGAGACAGTAATAACAGGTGGAATTGATGATGGCTATGTAGCTTTTCCAGTAACATCCAATGCCGAAACGCTTACACCGGGAAGGGGCTATGCTATTTTTGTTCGTGGAAACATTGAACCATTTTTATCGGCAGGCTCAGCACTTTGGAACGTGCGCGGCCCGGTAAATCGCGACAACGTAAACTATGGTGTTACGTTTACCTCCAGCGGTGTTCCCGCCAATGATGGCTGGAACCTTGTAGGTAATCCGTATCCCTCAACAATGGATTGGGATGCTGCGACAGGCTGGACACGTACGAATATCAGTGCAACAATATATACCCGTAATAACGCCACCGGGCAATACGCAGTTTATACTTCCGGTTCAGGAGGGCTCAACGGTGGGTCACGCTACATTGCTATGGGTCAAGGATTTTGGGTGCAAGCTACTGGGGCTGCTCCAAATATGGCCACTAATGAAAACGTAAAGGCTGCCGGAACACAGACTACATTCTTCAGGGAGCGCTCCGAGTACAATCTGCTGAAATTGGCATTAACCAATGGCTCTCTTCGTGATGAAGCTATTATCCATTTCCGCGATGATGCCACCGATGGTTTCGATTTTCATGCTGATGCCTGGAAACTGCCAAACAATACACTCAATCTGTCAACCGTGGTAGAAGGGGTAGGAAAGTTGGCCATCAATTCGTTAGGGGATTTTAACTGTGCAAAAAATGTTAAGCTTGATGTTTCCAGTGTAACACCGGGTAATTATTCAATCGAGTTTTCATCTATCGAAACTTTCGAATCCTACATAGGATTGTTCCTGGTTGATAATTTCTCAGGTAACGAAATTGACTTGCGCATGCAATCTTCCTATGCCTTCCAGGTTACGGCTAACCCGGCAAGCTATGGTAATAACCGTTTTGCAATCAGGTTTACTGGCGCAGAGGTGAGGAGTGATTTCGTTGTTGAAGCAGATGCTGAAATTTGTCAGGGAAGTGAAGTACAAATAGCGATTGATAACTCACAACCTAATGTAATGTATCGTGTGTTTAAGGGCTCGGTTGGCGTAAGCCCTGAGGTTACCGGAAATGGAGAGATCATTACAATAAATTTACCTTCCAGTGTTTTATCCGCAGGCACATCGAATTTGGAAGTGAGGGGATATATACCGGGTTGCAGTATAAAAAAGATAGTACCGGTAACTGTGCACGAGACTTATCAGGTTATTGATGCACAGGGTGCTGAACGTTGTCTTTCCGGTACCGTTGAATTGTCGGTTGCCAATACAGTCGGCAATGTTTTGTGGTACGATAATTTTTCATCAACAGAACCGGTAGGTTATGGTGTAGCGTTTACTACGCCTGCATTAACAGGAACAAAAACCTATTACGCTTCTGTAGAAAATAGTATTGGTTGTGAAGGTGAACGTGTGGCTGTACAGGCTACAATCCATCAGTACGAGATAGCTGAGATCAGCCAAATAGGAAACACACTTGCTTCAAATTATGCAACGGGTAATCAATGGTTATTTAACGGCAGTATTGTTGCGGGTGCCACGGAGCAATTTTATCAGGCTGAAGAATCCGGATTGTATGCCGTACAAGTAACCACCACCGGTGGTTGTATAACGGAGGATGATGTTCAATTTATATTTACGGCCGTTGAAACAACCCATGACCGTACAATCCGCATTTTCCCGAACCCTACTTTTGGTAAAGTTTATCTTGAAGTTGACTCCGATAGGCCGGTTAACGTGAAGGTTTTTGATGTTTCCGGTAAGGAAAAGGTGGATGTTGCTTTGCGGGGCTCGGGAGTAACAAAGTCAGGTGAATTAGACCTTACTTCCGGTTCTGATGGAATTTATATATTGCATATACTGAAAGGTGATTTGATTCATCAAGTAAAAATCATTAAGACCAGCAAATGA
- a CDS encoding aminotransferase class I/II-fold pyridoxal phosphate-dependent enzyme, translating into MRYSIPLSYNPINVPRLTEVLNRYQGVHHNQLITDFESAMCSVTGSSFAVALNSGTAAIHLALKVLGIGAGDYVLAPTFTYVATINPIRYLGANPVLIDSEQITWNMDPNLVEAAILRLNAEGKKPKAMVVVHTYGMPCQLDRLLEIAKQEKLYLIEDAAESLGSTYKGKMVGTFGDVGIYSFNNNKLVTTYGGGVMVTKNQELASKVRFWANQAREDLSYYEHREIGYNYAMSPLCAAAGISQMPDLQRNVDKRRSNFASYNAALQPIGLLSQSELPGAYSNRWFSAFLFPDRATKQRVTAAMHAAGIETRPLWRPMHQQPIFQRVHVVSQGVAEDQFNRGICLPSGELLTPEELETVLALVKAEI; encoded by the coding sequence ATGCGCTATTCCATTCCCCTTTCGTATAATCCGATCAACGTTCCGCGGTTGACGGAAGTCTTAAACCGCTATCAGGGGGTTCATCACAATCAGCTCATAACGGATTTTGAATCGGCAATGTGTTCGGTTACCGGTTCGTCATTTGCGGTGGCACTCAATTCTGGTACGGCAGCCATTCACCTGGCACTTAAAGTTCTTGGCATTGGTGCTGGCGATTATGTTCTGGCACCCACGTTTACCTATGTGGCCACGATAAATCCTATACGTTATTTAGGCGCTAACCCGGTCCTGATTGACTCGGAGCAAATCACCTGGAATATGGACCCAAACTTAGTGGAGGCTGCTATTTTAAGACTTAACGCTGAAGGGAAAAAACCTAAAGCTATGGTAGTGGTTCATACCTATGGCATGCCGTGCCAATTGGATAGGTTGCTGGAGATTGCCAAACAGGAAAAATTATATCTGATTGAAGATGCTGCAGAATCCCTCGGCTCAACGTACAAGGGGAAAATGGTGGGCACCTTTGGTGATGTCGGTATTTATTCATTCAATAACAACAAGCTGGTAACCACCTATGGCGGTGGGGTAATGGTAACAAAAAACCAGGAATTGGCTTCAAAAGTGCGGTTTTGGGCTAATCAGGCCCGCGAAGACCTGTCCTATTATGAGCACCGGGAGATTGGCTACAATTACGCGATGAGTCCCTTATGTGCGGCAGCAGGCATATCACAAATGCCTGATTTACAGCGTAATGTAGATAAAAGACGATCGAATTTCGCCAGCTACAATGCGGCACTGCAGCCAATAGGTCTACTTTCTCAATCCGAGCTACCGGGAGCGTACTCAAACCGTTGGTTTTCTGCTTTTTTATTTCCTGATAGGGCAACCAAACAAAGAGTTACTGCTGCCATGCACGCTGCTGGCATTGAAACACGGCCCTTATGGAGGCCAATGCACCAACAACCAATATTTCAGAGGGTACATGTGGTAAGCCAGGGCGTTGCGGAAGACCAATTCAATAGAGGCATTTGCCTGCCCAGCGGAGAATTGCTTACCCCAGAAGAATTGGAGACTGTTTTGGCTTTGGTTAAAGCTGAGATTTAA